TATGTGTTAGAGAGCTAAGCTGTTCATCCCCCAACTTGGTCCTAGTTGATTAATGAATTATCCCTTTTTAGATTCCCCTCAAGATAACCTATTAAAGTTTTTCTCTACAAATCCTATAATACCTCCAGAAATAGGAATAAAAAAAAGCGCCTGTATCATCAGGACTTCTGTTAACGACCTACCTTATCTTCTTTATTCAGTAGCTTTTCTTGGTACTTGTCTAAAACAGAATCCAGCTCTTGGCTTGCTGCCACAACTTCTGGATCCGAGTATGCTTTACCCTCTTTAATCTTGATTAGCTTAGAACGCAATTCTTCGA
The sequence above is a segment of the Desulfosporosinus sp. Sb-LF genome. Coding sequences within it:
- a CDS encoding aspartyl-phosphate phosphatase Spo0E family protein — protein: MSELEKLIEKIEELRSKLIKIKEGKAYSDPEVVAASQELDSVLDKYQEKLLNKEDKVGR